Proteins co-encoded in one Flavobacteriaceae bacterium MAR_2009_75 genomic window:
- a CDS encoding arylsulfatase A-like enzyme — MTNLKNHFLKAVLFALVLTGCKSEEKKKVAAAESHPKPNIVFIYMDDLGYGDMSAYGATEISTPNMDALAEGGIKFTNGYATSATCTPSRYAILTGRYPWRNEDAKILPGTAPLIIDTEQLTVPKMLKAEGYATAIVGKWHLGLGNGNVDWNQRVSPGPNEVGFDYSYILAATQDRVPTVYIKDGHVDGLDPNDPISVDYKNNFEGEPTGLENPELTTMKWHHGHNNSIVNGIPRIGFMKGGEAAKWSDIDMADHFLAKAQEYVNDHKTEPFFLYYALQQPHVPRTPHPRFEGKSGMGPRGDVILEADWVIGEFIKTLEKEGVLENTLIIFSSDNGPVVNDGYYDDAEEKLGDHTPAGILRGGKYSLFEAGTRVPFITYWKGNIQPGVSDAMVCQVDLLTSLAELVGSDKKGEDSKDILSAFMGESKEGRNELVIEATSRTAFRQGDWAMIPPYRGAAINKFVNIELGNDNEYQLYNLKDDLAQQNNLAASEPEKLQQMIKDYEAIRGKGNTDVQELELK, encoded by the coding sequence ATGACTAACTTAAAGAATCATTTTTTAAAAGCAGTCCTATTTGCCTTAGTGCTCACAGGATGCAAATCTGAAGAAAAGAAAAAAGTTGCCGCAGCGGAAAGCCACCCAAAACCCAACATTGTCTTTATTTATATGGATGATTTGGGCTACGGAGACATGAGTGCTTACGGTGCCACCGAAATTTCTACTCCCAACATGGATGCCTTGGCAGAAGGTGGAATCAAGTTTACAAATGGCTATGCCACCTCTGCGACCTGTACGCCAAGCCGCTATGCCATTCTTACGGGGAGGTATCCTTGGCGCAATGAAGATGCCAAAATATTACCAGGTACGGCGCCATTAATTATAGATACAGAACAGTTGACGGTTCCTAAAATGCTTAAAGCTGAAGGCTATGCCACGGCTATTGTAGGTAAATGGCATTTGGGGCTTGGTAACGGCAATGTAGACTGGAACCAACGTGTTTCTCCGGGGCCCAACGAAGTCGGCTTCGACTATTCTTACATTTTGGCTGCCACCCAAGACCGGGTGCCTACGGTGTATATCAAAGATGGGCATGTAGATGGCTTAGATCCAAATGACCCTATTTCGGTAGATTATAAAAATAATTTTGAAGGGGAACCAACAGGATTGGAAAATCCCGAGTTGACCACTATGAAATGGCATCATGGCCATAACAATAGTATCGTTAATGGCATCCCTAGAATTGGATTTATGAAAGGTGGAGAAGCCGCCAAGTGGAGTGATATCGATATGGCGGATCATTTCTTGGCCAAGGCCCAAGAATATGTAAATGACCATAAGACGGAACCTTTCTTTCTTTATTATGCTTTACAACAACCACACGTACCTAGAACCCCACATCCTCGTTTTGAAGGTAAATCGGGTATGGGGCCAAGAGGAGATGTCATTTTGGAAGCAGATTGGGTAATTGGTGAGTTTATAAAAACCCTTGAGAAAGAGGGCGTTTTAGAAAATACCTTAATCATATTTTCCAGTGATAACGGGCCGGTAGTCAACGATGGTTATTACGATGATGCAGAGGAGAAATTGGGCGACCATACTCCCGCCGGTATTTTACGTGGTGGTAAGTATAGCCTTTTTGAGGCCGGTACACGTGTGCCTTTTATTACCTATTGGAAAGGAAATATTCAACCAGGTGTTTCTGATGCTATGGTCTGTCAAGTGGATTTATTGACGTCTTTGGCCGAGTTAGTGGGTAGTGACAAAAAAGGGGAAGATAGTAAAGATATTCTATCGGCCTTTATGGGCGAAAGCAAAGAAGGTAGAAATGAACTGGTAATCGAAGCTACTTCAAGAACAGCCTTTAGGCAAGGAGACTGGGCCATGATCCCACCCTATAGAGGTGCTGCAATCAACAAATTTGTGAATATTGAACTGGGAAATGATAATGAATACCAGTTGTACAACCTAAAAGATGATTTGGCACAGCAGAACAATTTAGCTGCTTCCGAGCCTGAAAAATTGCAACAAATGATCAAAGATTATGAAGCAATTAGGGGCAAGGGTAATACCGATGTGCAAGAGCTTGAGCTAAAGTAA
- a CDS encoding PhoD-like phosphatase, which yields MTIKRRKFVQNLGLAVPVLASPLNSMFANRSVLNPEQLIKETSFEMDFSKLNERVWIGKSFWAVPMEDWEIKNKQLEYSGVEKKSRLHLLTYTLNGNSGSFQISGNLGLLKNNKGKGAVGFAVGIRDFTDPDSVKSACYFGKGISVGVDLENGLYIDNEKKVLSSDFQREAFSLQLIADTIGNQSNLTLKAVDKNGNVEVLKHTVEGHLEGLVALENRREEMGQSTFWWSNMRVSGTKLEHHPENSFGPILWSMYTLSKKTLKLTAQLPPIGKKDSNKVELQLLKDGRWIKEDEVELDSVAFTATFTSKDWKSSVDVKYRLRYSFDKEKHLYEGVIREEPNERPLTFGGLTCQHAMGFPYRPLVENLDKSNPDILYFSGDQLYEGNGGYPIKREPEDKAILNYLGKWYMFGWAFGEVLKNRPSICTPDDHDVYQGNLWGDGGKRVSIDQWNSSRDAQSGLVQTTNFVNVVNKTQCGHMPEAYDSEPLASGMSTWYTELVYGKVSFAIVSDRLFKSGPEVVRPGSGRVDHLTSPTNQEELENEQLSFMGRRQLDFLDDWVANWEGAHMKVLLSQTLFSNVGTHHGPDKQFLFGDLDSGGWPKSKRDKVVETIRKACAFHINGDQHLPFMVQYSLNEPRDGGWTFCTPAISTGYPRWGQPDLVNVPFTDRPAHKLPNTGCYRDGFGNNNFIYAVGNPTDDFDEEFDRYKRAQKKASGYGLITFDTKERTIKMEAIRFLADLNSVSEENTYPGWPLTIQQSDNDGRRALGYLPKIKTSNSNELLKIVREDNQELVSAIRIKGKNHQPKVYALAKYTLIIGEGSNEKQLEGIEITIDPSEEITI from the coding sequence ATGACGATTAAAAGAAGAAAATTTGTACAAAACTTAGGACTTGCCGTACCCGTACTGGCAAGTCCTTTAAATTCCATGTTTGCCAATAGGTCTGTATTAAATCCTGAACAACTGATAAAAGAAACCAGTTTTGAAATGGATTTTAGCAAATTGAACGAAAGGGTTTGGATCGGTAAGTCGTTTTGGGCCGTGCCCATGGAAGATTGGGAAATTAAAAACAAGCAACTTGAGTATTCGGGAGTAGAAAAAAAATCGAGATTACATCTTTTAACTTACACCTTAAACGGTAATTCAGGAAGTTTTCAAATTTCGGGAAACCTGGGATTATTAAAAAATAATAAAGGTAAGGGTGCCGTTGGTTTTGCTGTTGGAATAAGAGATTTTACCGACCCCGATAGTGTGAAATCGGCCTGCTATTTCGGCAAGGGAATTTCAGTGGGAGTCGATTTGGAAAACGGACTCTATATCGATAACGAAAAAAAGGTGCTTTCTTCCGATTTTCAGCGGGAAGCATTTTCTCTCCAACTAATTGCGGATACAATAGGAAACCAATCAAATCTGACGCTAAAAGCTGTTGACAAGAATGGCAATGTTGAAGTATTGAAACATACCGTAGAAGGCCATTTGGAAGGATTGGTAGCCTTGGAAAATAGGAGAGAAGAGATGGGCCAAAGTACCTTCTGGTGGAGTAATATGCGAGTATCGGGAACTAAACTCGAACATCATCCTGAAAATAGTTTTGGCCCCATTCTTTGGTCTATGTATACATTATCAAAGAAAACTTTGAAGTTGACGGCCCAGCTTCCACCCATAGGCAAAAAAGACTCCAATAAAGTGGAGCTTCAACTCCTTAAAGATGGGCGATGGATCAAGGAGGATGAAGTCGAATTAGATTCCGTAGCGTTCACAGCTACTTTCACCAGTAAAGACTGGAAATCTTCTGTGGATGTCAAATACCGGTTGAGATATTCCTTCGATAAAGAGAAACACCTTTATGAGGGCGTTATTCGAGAGGAGCCGAATGAAAGGCCCCTTACTTTTGGGGGACTTACCTGCCAGCATGCCATGGGGTTTCCTTACAGGCCTTTGGTGGAAAATCTCGATAAGTCGAACCCTGATATCTTGTATTTCTCTGGCGACCAATTATATGAAGGCAATGGTGGGTATCCCATAAAAAGGGAGCCGGAGGATAAGGCCATTCTCAATTACCTTGGAAAATGGTATATGTTCGGGTGGGCTTTTGGCGAGGTCTTAAAAAATCGACCCAGTATCTGTACTCCAGACGACCATGATGTGTATCAAGGTAACCTTTGGGGAGATGGCGGAAAAAGAGTGTCCATCGATCAATGGAATAGTAGCAGAGATGCGCAAAGTGGTTTGGTTCAGACGACCAACTTTGTGAATGTCGTCAATAAGACCCAGTGTGGTCACATGCCGGAAGCTTATGATTCCGAACCGCTCGCTTCGGGTATGAGCACTTGGTATACCGAATTGGTATACGGCAAGGTAAGTTTTGCCATTGTCAGTGATCGCTTATTTAAGTCCGGTCCTGAAGTCGTGCGCCCAGGTTCTGGGCGAGTAGACCATTTGACGTCCCCTACCAATCAAGAGGAGTTGGAAAATGAACAACTGAGTTTTATGGGCCGGAGACAGCTTGATTTTCTCGATGACTGGGTCGCCAACTGGGAGGGTGCCCACATGAAGGTATTACTTAGTCAGACGCTATTTTCGAATGTTGGAACCCATCATGGACCAGATAAGCAATTTCTATTTGGAGATTTAGATTCCGGTGGTTGGCCCAAGTCAAAAAGGGATAAGGTCGTTGAAACGATTAGAAAAGCTTGTGCCTTCCATATTAATGGTGATCAACACCTACCTTTCATGGTTCAATACAGTCTAAATGAACCTCGTGATGGGGGGTGGACCTTCTGTACACCGGCCATTTCGACCGGTTACCCGAGATGGGGGCAACCAGATTTGGTAAACGTACCTTTTACCGATAGACCGGCTCACAAACTACCAAATACGGGTTGCTATAGAGATGGTTTTGGAAATAATAATTTTATCTATGCCGTGGGCAACCCGACCGATGACTTTGATGAGGAGTTCGACCGCTACAAAAGGGCACAGAAAAAGGCTTCCGGTTACGGTTTGATTACTTTCGATACTAAAGAACGCACCATAAAAATGGAGGCAATCCGATTTTTGGCTGACTTGAATTCCGTTTCCGAAGAGAACACTTATCCCGGTTGGCCATTGACCATACAACAATCTGATAATGACGGGCGACGAGCTTTGGGCTATTTACCAAAAATCAAAACCTCGAATAGCAATGAACTCCTTAAAATAGTACGGGAAGACAACCAAGAATTGGTTTCTGCCATTCGTATAAAAGGCAAAAATCACCAGCCTAAAGTGTACGCATTGGCAAAATATACTTTGATTATCGGTGAAGGTTCTAATGAAAAACAGTTAGAGGGTATTGAAATAACCATTGATCCCAGTGAGGAAATTACCATTTAG
- a CDS encoding putative MATE family efflux protein: MRNHNRITFKRIYQYFVLAISGKDTEFTSGSIRKAIFVLSIPMILEMMMESIFAIVDIAYVSQVSVNAVATIGLTESVVTLVYAVGIGLSMAATAVVARRIGEKNLKGARESAVQAIVLGVLVSVVVGIVGLLYSREILALMGAEPDLIAEGHRYTQLLLGGNITILLLFLINAIFRGAGDAAIAMWALVLSNGLNILLDPIFIFGWGPIPEYGVTGAAIATNIGRGTAVLFQLAVLFFGWSKIQIGFKDIVVRLNVMFNLLKVSLGGIAQFLIGTSSWVFLMRMMSEFGSEVLAGYTIAIRVMLFTLMPSWGMSNAAATLVGQNLGADQPERAEKSVWVTGKYNAYFMALVSLAYLFFAYDIVGWFNDNPVVIENGGLCLQIIAAGYVFYAYGMVVTQAFNGAGDTGTPTKINFFAFWLYQLPFAYLASTTLDLGAMGVFIAITSAEVLLAIISIIWFKRGAWKKVQV, encoded by the coding sequence ATGAGAAATCACAATAGAATAACTTTCAAAAGAATTTATCAATACTTTGTTTTGGCCATCTCGGGCAAAGACACTGAGTTTACATCGGGTAGCATACGTAAGGCAATTTTTGTGCTTTCTATACCTATGATCTTAGAAATGATGATGGAATCGATTTTCGCCATCGTCGATATAGCTTATGTCAGCCAAGTTAGTGTAAATGCGGTAGCAACTATTGGCTTAACAGAGTCAGTGGTTACTTTAGTATATGCCGTGGGTATTGGTTTGAGCATGGCCGCGACCGCGGTGGTTGCTCGCAGAATAGGGGAAAAGAACCTCAAGGGAGCACGAGAATCGGCCGTTCAAGCCATAGTGCTAGGGGTTCTTGTTTCGGTTGTCGTAGGTATAGTCGGTCTGTTATATTCCAGAGAAATTTTGGCCTTAATGGGCGCTGAACCAGACCTGATAGCCGAGGGCCACAGATATACTCAACTGCTCTTAGGGGGTAATATTACCATTTTATTACTGTTTTTGATTAATGCTATTTTTCGAGGTGCAGGTGATGCCGCTATTGCTATGTGGGCGTTGGTGCTATCTAACGGACTCAATATTTTATTGGACCCCATTTTTATCTTCGGATGGGGACCAATTCCTGAATACGGGGTAACTGGAGCTGCAATTGCCACAAATATAGGGAGGGGAACAGCAGTTCTATTTCAATTAGCAGTTCTTTTCTTTGGATGGAGCAAGATACAAATTGGGTTCAAAGACATCGTCGTAAGACTCAACGTAATGTTTAATTTACTTAAAGTTTCGTTGGGTGGCATAGCTCAATTTTTAATCGGTACATCTAGTTGGGTATTTTTAATGCGAATGATGTCGGAATTTGGTAGTGAAGTATTGGCCGGTTATACGATAGCGATTCGAGTTATGCTTTTTACCCTAATGCCATCATGGGGTATGAGTAACGCGGCTGCAACATTGGTCGGTCAAAATTTGGGTGCTGACCAACCGGAAAGAGCGGAAAAATCGGTTTGGGTTACGGGCAAGTACAATGCCTATTTTATGGCATTGGTTTCTTTGGCTTATTTGTTCTTTGCCTATGATATCGTCGGTTGGTTCAACGATAACCCTGTAGTAATTGAAAATGGAGGTTTATGTCTTCAGATTATCGCCGCGGGTTATGTATTCTATGCATATGGTATGGTAGTGACCCAAGCTTTTAATGGCGCCGGGGATACGGGCACACCTACTAAAATCAATTTTTTTGCTTTCTGGCTGTATCAGTTACCATTCGCTTACTTGGCTTCAACAACCCTTGATCTTGGTGCGATGGGGGTTTTTATAGCTATCACCTCTGCAGAAGTACTTTTAGCCATAATTTCGATAATTTGGTTCAAAAGAGGGGCCTGGAAAAAAGTTCAGGTATAA
- a CDS encoding TonB-linked SusC/RagA family outer membrane protein has translation MEKKQLFFILLENILNKNRTVKISILLFAFALFNMHANTYSQNKKVSFTANSESIENVLKKIETQSKFRFFYKTGQLNVDRKVTLDVDKKTIKDVLALLFDDRVSYSMLKNQIVLKTRILSNRLNNQIHNKVAVEQNTVTGIVSDADGLPLAGANVVEKGTTNGVTTDFDGNFSIQLDSDNPVLVVSYIGFATKEVPTEGNSSLNIVLEESAAGLDEVVVVGFGTQKKINVIGSVSQVSNEDIENRPVTQVSQAITGQMPGVTVIQRSGRPGQSAGNISVRGVGSFGATPDALVLIDGIAGSMNDINPDDIKSISVLKDASSAAIYGARSANGVILITTKNGNDGKFSVNYNSYVGFNRATELPDFVDSWEYAEMYNIASGSNSFSDEDIANYRSQADPDNYPNTRFLEDLFSKTGVQTSHTLTLNGGNDRNKYYVSAGVLDQEGIVPGNDFSRYNFRMNLQNKLGEKFELNTRMFGAIEERNEPQATANKGSADNSFEEQLIQNAVRYPAVYLGQASNGDFGIGPESGGTPTSWLASESYLNNPRTKAGINTKLNYRPNDNFTFALIGGYNFSLFERRSYLASQRLNEDVLLAQSQLNQFSNKEIFKTFQFTGEYAKEFGKHDLSLLVGYSFENEELSFFNGYRQDFPSNDYTVLDLGSAENQQSGGYDAEWALQSFFSRFKYSLNQKYLFEATLRYDGSSRFPKSNKYAVFPAAAVGWRVSQESFLKDASWLNNLKLKASWGILGNQNIGNYPYQTVLASGRDYSLGGGLATGAAYATYRDENIKWESTETTDIGIESGFFGNKLTFNATYFKRNTTDVLFKPSSSVSTVLGVGISETNTGAVQNTGWEFDLGHQNDLGDFSYSVNANFSIIQNEVVTLGLGNVEQPNGFVGNGSDLFIGYPMQMYYGYQTDGVFLNDTEIGDWPDMSAVNPTAQAGDLRYKDISGPDGVPDGQVDPTYDRTYLGSTIPKYTYGANINLNYKNFDFSVFLQGVGGVKGRLTNYAGYAFFNLGNIQRWQMDGRFDANNPTRYPDYPRLEVITNSGTANTETSDFWVINAGYLRVKNAQVGYRVPKSATDIIGIDNLRFYLGAENLHSFNSYRKGWDPEINSGGSYYPILTTYTLGVNLKF, from the coding sequence ATGGAAAAAAAACAATTGTTTTTCATTCTACTGGAAAACATTCTTAACAAAAACCGTACCGTGAAAATTTCAATACTGTTGTTTGCGTTTGCGCTGTTCAATATGCACGCAAATACGTATTCGCAGAACAAGAAGGTATCATTTACAGCAAATAGCGAGTCTATTGAAAATGTGCTGAAAAAAATCGAAACACAGAGCAAGTTTAGGTTTTTTTATAAAACGGGGCAGCTAAATGTGGATCGCAAGGTGACTCTCGATGTTGACAAAAAAACTATCAAAGATGTACTGGCCTTGTTGTTCGATGATAGGGTCAGCTATTCAATGCTCAAGAACCAAATTGTTCTTAAAACCAGAATTTTGTCTAATCGGCTCAATAACCAAATACATAATAAAGTTGCGGTCGAGCAAAATACTGTCACAGGAATTGTGAGCGATGCCGATGGGTTACCGTTGGCGGGTGCAAATGTGGTAGAAAAAGGCACGACTAATGGTGTCACTACTGACTTTGATGGTAATTTTAGTATTCAATTAGATTCTGACAATCCCGTTCTAGTGGTTTCCTATATTGGCTTTGCCACCAAAGAAGTGCCTACAGAAGGAAATTCTTCACTGAATATTGTGTTGGAAGAAAGCGCTGCTGGGTTGGATGAAGTGGTGGTGGTAGGTTTTGGTACACAGAAGAAGATAAATGTAATCGGTTCGGTATCGCAGGTTTCCAATGAAGATATTGAAAACAGACCTGTAACGCAGGTATCACAGGCAATTACAGGGCAAATGCCCGGGGTTACCGTTATTCAGCGTTCGGGTAGACCAGGCCAAAGTGCGGGGAATATTAGTGTTCGAGGAGTAGGGTCCTTTGGCGCTACGCCCGATGCATTGGTTCTAATTGATGGAATTGCCGGAAGCATGAACGACATCAATCCTGACGACATCAAATCAATTTCGGTTTTGAAAGATGCATCATCGGCCGCTATTTATGGGGCACGTTCCGCCAATGGAGTTATTTTGATAACCACCAAAAATGGTAATGATGGTAAATTCTCTGTCAATTACAATAGTTATGTTGGTTTTAATAGAGCAACCGAACTACCGGACTTTGTAGATTCGTGGGAATATGCAGAGATGTATAATATTGCGTCTGGAAGTAATAGTTTTTCTGATGAGGATATAGCAAATTACCGATCACAAGCAGATCCTGACAATTACCCGAACACTAGGTTTCTTGAAGATTTATTTTCTAAAACGGGAGTACAAACATCTCATACATTAACCCTAAACGGAGGTAACGATAGAAATAAATATTATGTCTCCGCTGGTGTATTGGATCAAGAGGGCATCGTTCCCGGGAACGATTTCAGCAGGTACAATTTTAGAATGAACCTACAGAATAAGCTGGGGGAAAAGTTCGAGCTGAATACAAGAATGTTCGGCGCCATCGAAGAAAGAAACGAGCCTCAGGCTACCGCTAATAAAGGTAGTGCCGATAATAGTTTTGAAGAACAGTTGATTCAAAATGCGGTTAGATATCCTGCGGTATATTTAGGTCAGGCCTCCAACGGCGATTTCGGAATTGGCCCAGAGAGCGGTGGCACCCCAACATCTTGGTTAGCCTCGGAATCGTACCTGAACAATCCTAGGACCAAGGCAGGAATTAATACGAAATTAAATTATAGACCCAATGATAATTTTACTTTTGCGTTGATAGGAGGCTATAATTTTTCACTTTTTGAAAGACGTTCTTACTTGGCTTCACAAAGACTTAATGAAGATGTTCTACTTGCCCAATCTCAGCTAAATCAATTTAGCAACAAAGAGATATTTAAGACCTTTCAGTTTACTGGTGAGTATGCCAAAGAGTTTGGAAAACACGATTTAAGTTTATTAGTGGGCTATTCTTTTGAAAATGAAGAATTATCATTCTTTAATGGCTATCGACAAGATTTCCCCAGTAACGATTACACGGTTTTGGATTTAGGCAGCGCCGAAAATCAACAGTCGGGAGGCTACGATGCTGAATGGGCGTTACAATCTTTTTTCTCTAGATTTAAATACAGTTTGAACCAAAAATACTTATTTGAAGCTACCCTTAGATACGACGGTTCTTCAAGATTTCCAAAAAGTAATAAATATGCTGTTTTTCCAGCTGCTGCAGTAGGTTGGAGAGTTTCGCAAGAATCATTTTTAAAGGATGCTTCTTGGCTTAACAATCTAAAGTTGAAGGCATCATGGGGTATTTTAGGAAACCAAAACATTGGTAATTATCCCTACCAAACGGTATTGGCCTCAGGCCGCGATTATTCACTTGGAGGTGGGCTCGCCACTGGTGCGGCTTACGCCACCTATCGTGACGAAAATATTAAGTGGGAATCTACTGAAACTACGGATATTGGTATTGAATCGGGTTTTTTTGGCAATAAGCTTACTTTTAATGCGACCTACTTTAAAAGAAACACCACTGATGTGCTTTTCAAGCCATCTTCCAGCGTTTCGACCGTTTTAGGGGTAGGTATCAGTGAAACAAATACCGGTGCCGTACAAAACACAGGTTGGGAGTTTGATTTGGGCCACCAAAACGATTTGGGTGACTTCAGTTATTCCGTGAATGCCAACTTTTCCATCATTCAAAATGAGGTGGTCACCCTTGGTCTTGGTAATGTGGAACAACCTAATGGTTTTGTAGGTAATGGATCGGATTTATTTATTGGCTATCCCATGCAAATGTATTATGGCTATCAAACAGATGGAGTATTTCTAAATGACACCGAAATAGGAGATTGGCCAGATATGTCGGCAGTAAACCCAACTGCCCAAGCCGGAGATTTACGTTATAAAGATATCAGCGGACCAGATGGGGTGCCAGATGGTCAAGTAGACCCTACATACGATCGTACTTATTTGGGTAGTACAATTCCTAAATATACTTATGGGGCTAATATCAACCTTAATTATAAAAACTTCGACTTTTCTGTATTTCTGCAGGGCGTTGGTGGTGTAAAAGGGCGCTTGACCAATTATGCAGGTTATGCCTTTTTTAATTTAGGTAACATTCAAAGATGGCAAATGGACGGTCGTTTCGACGCTAATAATCCTACTAGATATCCCGATTATCCAAGGCTAGAAGTAATCACCAACAGTGGTACGGCCAATACAGAAACTTCTGATTTCTGGGTTATTAATGCGGGTTATTTAAGGGTTAAAAATGCGCAAGTTGGCTATAGAGTACCTAAAAGTGCCACAGATATTATCGGTATAGATAATTTAAGATTCTACTTAGGTGCAGAAAATTTGCACTCATTTAATTCTTATAGAAAAGGATGGGATCCAGAAATTAACTCGGGAGGTTCTTATTACCCCATTTTAACTACTTATACCCTAGGTGTAAATTTAAAATTCTAA
- a CDS encoding putative outer membrane starch-binding protein, translating into MKIVDIKNRAITVLTILFGLLFTSCEKELEQFPSNAFAKDNFWTSESNANIALTGAYRGAVEYGTQVVPTDWWTYCGIVFMEFATDNAYDRRGDNSTQNRLTNGTLLPNNNVVKGYWEGSYQRIAICNDFLENIVEVPMAQEKIDRMAAEVSFLRASTYFYISQFWGSAPLITSTLTPDEANNVDKASKQDLVSFVESELLTAVEDLPSFGQLSGAEAGRASKQAALAFLGRLYLGEQRFADAANVYKQIIDMGENIIDPDYANLFTPVNENSAENIFSSQYFGGQAGNSLPQHAYPAVASGWHIVNPLGSLADAYGFDDGTPLSYDDPRFDYDDMGANRDPRFRYNLIWDGAEFSGRIYDCHPDNTESVDQLTYSKQATRTGYGLRKFFDESFNGNLRSDYGGNIPIIRYAEVLLSYLEAELEAGNPITQALLDETINQVRGRESVGLPPIAETDPALLRPILRNERRIELALEGQRLWDIFRWGIGNEVLVGDFWGAPFPDSELYPTTSKKIDPQARWYVTTKNFRQDVDDVWPIPESEVNVNPKLGN; encoded by the coding sequence ATGAAAATTGTAGATATAAAAAATAGAGCAATAACTGTTCTAACAATTTTGTTTGGTTTGCTGTTCACTTCTTGTGAAAAAGAGCTGGAACAATTTCCTAGCAATGCCTTTGCCAAAGATAATTTTTGGACCTCTGAATCTAACGCTAATATAGCCTTAACAGGTGCTTACAGAGGTGCTGTGGAATACGGTACACAAGTAGTACCTACTGATTGGTGGACTTACTGCGGAATAGTCTTTATGGAATTTGCCACTGATAATGCCTACGACCGACGCGGAGATAACTCTACCCAGAACAGGCTGACCAATGGTACTCTGTTGCCCAACAATAATGTCGTAAAAGGGTATTGGGAAGGCTCTTACCAACGTATTGCCATTTGCAATGATTTCTTGGAGAATATAGTTGAAGTTCCCATGGCTCAGGAAAAAATAGACAGAATGGCTGCAGAAGTTTCTTTTTTGAGGGCTAGCACCTATTTCTATATTTCTCAATTCTGGGGTAGTGCGCCATTGATAACTTCTACATTAACGCCCGATGAGGCAAATAATGTAGATAAAGCTTCGAAACAAGATTTGGTAAGTTTTGTTGAAAGTGAATTGTTGACCGCCGTTGAAGATTTGCCTTCGTTTGGTCAGCTTTCAGGAGCTGAGGCCGGAAGGGCGAGTAAACAAGCCGCTCTAGCTTTTTTAGGGCGACTTTACTTAGGTGAGCAACGTTTTGCCGATGCAGCGAATGTCTATAAGCAGATTATCGATATGGGTGAAAACATTATTGACCCAGACTATGCCAATCTGTTTACGCCGGTCAATGAGAACAGCGCTGAAAACATTTTCAGTAGCCAGTACTTTGGGGGGCAAGCGGGTAACTCCCTTCCTCAGCATGCCTATCCGGCTGTGGCTTCAGGGTGGCATATTGTGAACCCTTTAGGCAGTTTGGCCGATGCCTACGGGTTTGACGATGGAACTCCATTATCTTACGACGACCCTAGATTTGACTATGATGATATGGGAGCCAATAGAGACCCTCGTTTTAGATATAATTTAATTTGGGATGGGGCCGAGTTCAGCGGTCGAATATATGATTGTCACCCAGATAACACCGAATCTGTTGATCAATTGACGTATTCAAAACAAGCCACTAGAACAGGCTACGGATTGAGGAAGTTTTTTGACGAGTCGTTCAACGGAAATTTAAGAAGCGACTACGGTGGTAACATTCCTATTATTCGATATGCGGAAGTTCTTTTGAGTTATTTAGAGGCGGAATTGGAAGCTGGCAACCCAATAACACAGGCCTTGTTAGATGAAACTATCAACCAGGTCAGAGGCCGTGAGTCTGTTGGTTTACCTCCCATAGCAGAGACCGATCCTGCACTTTTAAGACCTATTTTACGAAACGAAAGACGTATTGAACTGGCGCTTGAAGGTCAAAGGCTTTGGGATATTTTTCGATGGGGTATTGGCAATGAAGTATTGGTAGGCGACTTTTGGGGTGCACCATTTCCAGACTCGGAGTTGTATCCTACCACTTCCAAGAAAATTGATCCCCAAGCACGTTGGTACGTGACCACGAAAAATTTTAGACAAGATGTTGACGATGTTTGGCCAATTCCGGAGTCGGAGGTAAATGTTAATCCTAAATTGGGTAATTAA